The genome window AAGAAAGAAGTTTTTTTGCTATTTGTATTTTCTTATTTCAAAGCTTTTGCTTTTAAGCCAGATAACAATTATAAGTTAATTTACTAGATTTTTACCCATCTCCTTTGATAGATATAACGCTTTATCGGCTTTGGCTATTATACTCTCTATTGTATCTTTGGCTTCAATTTCAGCAACGCCGAAACTGGCAGTTTTATATCCGATTGTATCGAATTTATAAGATGATAATCCGATGCGCAATCGTTCTGCCATCTCTTTTGCTTGTATATAAGATGTTTGCGGTAATAAAATGAGAAACTCTTCTCCGCCCCATCTGCCGATACGGTCATTGGAACGAATTAGTGTTTGAAAAATCTCAGATAGTTTTTTTAATACTTCATCACCTACCTGATGCCCATAATTATCATTAATCTGTTTGAAATCATCAACATCAACCATAATTACGGAAAAAGATTTTTTATATAGCCGTGATTCATTTATAAATAATTGAGTAAGTTCTTCAATTGTGTAGCGATTAAATAAGCCTGTAAGTGCATCAATTTTTGCAAGTGTTTCAAATAATGCTTCATTTGTAATATTTTGCTGTATTGCTTGGTATCCGACTATACATTCATTATTGAAAATAGGTTCAATATGAACATCAATCCAGTATGATTCTTTATTTTTAGTACAATTTCTCATGCGTCCGTGCCAAGGTTTTCCTTGCATTATCGTTGCCCATAAATCTTTATATATTTCATTTGATGTATCCGGATGTCGAAGAATTGTATGTTTTTTACCTAGTAGATCTTTTTGTGTATATCCGGTCATTTTGCAAAATGCAGGACTAACATATGTAATTACTCCATTAGTATTCGTGATAGAAGTTGATACATATTTTTCTAATATTGAAAGGTATTGTTGAAAGTATATACTTGTAATCATTTTATAATTAACCTATGTTTCAAATATATGCGCAATATGTATAATCTAGTAACGAAATAGATATCGTTGATTTTTTTGATATTATTCAACAGAATTCCAGAAAAAGTACTTTCTTTTGTATGTTATATATAATTTATTTTATTTATTGACTTGTTATGACAAGTTGCACAAAAAATTATATCTTAATAAACTTTACAACTTCTTATAACGAGTTGGTACAGATGAAAGATATACTTAACCTTTCCGAGGATTACATTGATGAAATGTATAGAGAAATTGGAAAAAATGTTAAGAAAATACGAATGGAAAAAGGGGTAAGCCAATTAAAATTAGCGCAAGCCATAGGACATCGATCTGTCTCGATTGTCTCATTAGCGGAAATTTGCCATAATAAACAACATTTTAATATTGAACATTTAGTTAAAATTGCTTATGTATTAGATGTTGATATTTGTGAATTTTTTCCAAAGAATTTTTACGAGTGAATTTCCACTCTTAAATTGAATTTGATTTATTCTTGCTTCCAAGCTTTAGCTTGGAAGCATATATGGCAAACTATTTACTATAATTTATCTCTCTCTCCAAACTAAGCGCTCCGTCAAACAGTGTCTGCTCTTCATAAGCGTTTGCGATGAGTTGCAGACCAATTGGCATGCCTTCAGAGCTTTTTGAAACAGGTACGGAGATAGCAGGAAGTCCTGCAAGGTTTACGCTTATGGTGTAGAGGTCGCTTAGGTACATTTCCATAGGAGTTGAGAGCTCTCCAAACTTATTTGCGGTTGTCGGTGCAACAGGCGAGAGTATCAAATCTACATTTTCAAATATTTTTGAGTACTGCTCTTTTATAAGGTGTCTTGTTTTTTGTGCTTTTACATAGTAAGCTTCATAGTATCCGCTTGAGAGTACAAAGTTTCCAAGAAGTATGCGGCGTTTTACTTCATCGCCGAAACCTTGGCTTCTAGTCTGTATGAAAGTGTCGTTTAGGTCTTTTCCGACAACTCTGTTTCCGTAGCGTATGCCGTCATAGCGAGCAAGATTCGTCGTAGCTTCGGCAGTTGCCGTTATGTAGTAAGCCGAGATATCATATTTTGCGTCCATTAACTCGGCT of Sulfurimonas sp. contains these proteins:
- a CDS encoding sensor domain-containing diguanylate cyclase; translated protein: MITSIYFQQYLSILEKYVSTSITNTNGVITYVSPAFCKMTGYTQKDLLGKKHTILRHPDTSNEIYKDLWATIMQGKPWHGRMRNCTKNKESYWIDVHIEPIFNNECIVGYQAIQQNITNEALFETLAKIDALTGLFNRYTIEELTQLFINESRLYKKSFSVIMVDVDDFKQINDNYGHQVGDEVLKKLSEIFQTLIRSNDRIGRWGGEEFLILLPQTSYIQAKEMAERLRIGLSSYKFDTIGYKTASFGVAEIEAKDTIESIIAKADKALYLSKEMGKNLVN
- a CDS encoding helix-turn-helix transcriptional regulator, translating into MKDILNLSEDYIDEMYREIGKNVKKIRMEKGVSQLKLAQAIGHRSVSIVSLAEICHNKQHFNIEHLVKIAYVLDVDICEFFPKNFYE